The proteins below are encoded in one region of Picrophilus oshimae DSM 9789:
- a CDS encoding glycoside hydrolase family 15 protein has translation MVRYIPMGNGKILVSFNNDYNLTDFYFSKDMAENHSAGKPFRYGVSINDKFTWINASNIVSKDYYDHTMIGIVKYNINDVSFEDDNFVDIYEDVYARKIKITNKRKEKINVKLFFHQNFSIYGNNIGDTGFYYPDTNAIVHYKGRRYFIISTTDGKNSFDQYAIGIKDFNGMAGTWKDAEDNNLSMGPIAIGSVDSTIRHSIDIDPESQKELYYYIACARDLDTVLRINKNMSTGKLDRMMKRTENFWELWVSKSPLNLTTELNEMYKKSLFIIRSHINEKGAVMASSDSDILRSNMDSYYYSWPRDAGYAAISMIVSEHSDPAKLFFDFCINTISKDGYFYHKYNPDGKIASSWLPYIMDGKRILPIQEDESAIVIIAAWYYYSTNNDIEYISYLYERLIKRVAEFLYNFTYDNGLPKESFDLWEERFGIHTYTVASVYIALIYAANFAEIFNETDLARKYKSKADKMLESFEKMFYSDDLGYYARRIYNGDVDFVLDSSVLWLVIFGIKKPDDPRIVSTVKAIEKKLWVPGIGGIARYEGDYYQRISGKNIPGNPWIITTLWLADYYIMAGNTGRALELINWVVQHSEESGILSEQINPDNGEPISVSPLIWSHSQLVLTLKRYKDAIKNKGIQ, from the coding sequence ATGGTTAGATACATACCCATGGGTAATGGGAAGATCCTTGTGAGCTTTAATAATGATTATAATTTAACAGACTTTTACTTTTCAAAGGACATGGCTGAGAACCACAGTGCCGGAAAACCTTTCAGGTACGGTGTCTCCATTAATGATAAATTCACATGGATAAATGCTTCAAACATTGTTTCTAAGGATTATTATGATCATACAATGATAGGCATTGTTAAATACAATATCAACGACGTTTCATTTGAGGATGACAACTTTGTTGATATATACGAGGATGTCTATGCAAGAAAAATAAAGATAACAAACAAAAGAAAGGAAAAGATAAATGTTAAATTGTTCTTCCATCAGAATTTTTCAATTTACGGAAACAATATTGGTGATACAGGATTCTATTATCCTGATACAAATGCAATAGTGCATTACAAGGGCAGAAGGTATTTTATAATATCAACAACGGACGGAAAGAATTCATTTGACCAGTATGCCATAGGAATAAAGGATTTCAATGGCATGGCAGGTACATGGAAGGACGCCGAGGATAATAATTTATCCATGGGGCCAATAGCCATAGGCTCGGTTGATTCAACGATCAGGCACAGCATCGATATTGATCCAGAATCGCAGAAGGAGCTTTACTATTACATAGCCTGTGCCAGGGATCTTGACACAGTTTTAAGGATTAATAAGAATATGAGCACGGGCAAGCTTGACAGAATGATGAAGAGAACGGAGAACTTCTGGGAGCTCTGGGTTTCAAAGTCGCCGTTAAATTTAACAACAGAGCTAAATGAGATGTACAAAAAATCACTTTTTATTATAAGGTCACATATAAATGAGAAGGGCGCAGTCATGGCCTCAAGCGATAGCGATATACTTAGAAGCAACATGGATTCATATTACTATTCATGGCCAAGGGATGCCGGCTATGCTGCAATATCAATGATTGTTTCAGAGCATAGTGATCCGGCAAAGCTATTCTTCGATTTTTGCATAAATACAATATCAAAAGATGGATATTTTTATCATAAGTACAACCCTGATGGAAAGATTGCAAGCAGCTGGCTTCCATACATTATGGATGGAAAGAGAATACTCCCGATACAGGAGGACGAATCGGCAATAGTTATAATAGCAGCCTGGTACTATTATTCAACAAACAATGATATTGAGTACATATCATATTTATACGAGAGATTAATTAAAAGGGTTGCCGAGTTTTTATACAATTTTACATACGATAACGGCCTTCCAAAGGAATCATTTGATCTCTGGGAGGAGCGCTTTGGAATACATACATATACCGTTGCCTCTGTTTACATTGCACTTATATACGCGGCGAATTTTGCCGAGATATTCAATGAGACCGATCTTGCAAGGAAATACAAGTCAAAGGCTGATAAGATGCTCGAATCCTTTGAAAAGATGTTTTATTCAGATGATCTTGGCTACTATGCAAGGCGCATATACAATGGAGACGTGGATTTTGTGCTTGATTCATCTGTTCTCTGGCTGGTGATCTTTGGAATTAAAAAGCCGGACGATCCGAGAATTGTATCCACGGTGAAGGCCATAGAGAAGAAGCTCTGGGTTCCAGGCATTGGCGGGATAGCAAGGTACGAGGGTGATTACTACCAGAGGATTTCAGGTAAAAACATACCAGGCAATCCATGGATAATAACAACCCTGTGGCTTGCAGATTATTATATAATGGCCGGAAACACGGGCAGGGCACTTGAATTGATAAACTGGGTGGTACAGCACAGCGAGGAATCAGGAATATTATCAGAACAGATAAATCCTGACAATGGCGAGCCAATATCTGTATCACCGCTGATATGGTCGCACTCACAGCTCGTTTTAACACTTAAAAGGTATAAGGATGCCATTAAAAATAAGGGAATTCAATGA
- the rimI gene encoding ribosomal protein S18-alanine N-acetyltransferase yields the protein MPLKIREFNDNDINGIYKVELLSFGSGAYSYEMIDEMLHDKNSITLVLDNNNIIGYATAVKLNSSSMDVESIAVIPEYQGHGYGKLLLSSLEDKMRGLGYLYSILEVRSMNYRAISMYKKNGYREIEYIKNYYEVNDPGGRDAIRMIKSLH from the coding sequence ATGCCATTAAAAATAAGGGAATTCAATGATAATGATATAAATGGCATATACAAAGTCGAGCTGCTATCTTTTGGCAGCGGGGCCTACTCATACGAGATGATAGATGAAATGCTGCATGATAAAAACAGCATTACACTGGTTCTTGATAACAATAATATTATAGGATACGCAACCGCCGTTAAATTAAACAGTAGTTCAATGGATGTAGAGAGCATAGCGGTAATTCCAGAATACCAGGGGCACGGCTACGGAAAACTGCTTTTATCCAGTTTGGAAGATAAAATGAGGGGGCTTGGATATTTATATTCCATTCTTGAGGTTAGATCAATGAATTACAGGGCAATATCCATGTACAAAAAGAACGGATACAGGGAGATTGAATACATAAAAAATTACTATGAGGTAAACGATCCTGGCGGCAGGGACGCAATAAGGATGATAAAATCACTTCATTAA